In Pseudophryne corroboree isolate aPseCor3 chromosome 7, aPseCor3.hap2, whole genome shotgun sequence, a single window of DNA contains:
- the LOC134945698 gene encoding uncharacterized protein LOC134945698 — MSCSNLIVVGIFSREDYSSYDWLTNRVRSITGVKDVRNIQITNTWSHFTAEVPKCSFAILYHSKRRGRVNVTDVTDSLYDGELKHLSDVYGKDRVVVVIDDLTDTSEEEKTRILQLQPSIGTLASNLFLYNEEHGDSDERTPLKSPNNKSLETLIRRAASNDGVPGSIRKRCVIWLIFISAVVLLIVIIVVSTLPSGHNEYQNVTSVPTLSIITSTYHTPEYTTHLPGNTSQV; from the exons ATGTCATGCTCTAATCTTATAGTGGTTGGCATATTTTCTAGAGAAGATTACAGCTCATACGATTGGCTGACCAACCGCGTGAGGTCTATTACAGGAGTGAAGGATGTGCGCAATATTCAGATCACCAACACCTGGTCCCATTTTACTGCTGAGGTCCCCAAGTGCTCGTTTGCCATCCTATATCACAGCAAGAGGAGAGGAAGGGTAAATGTCACTGACGTTACAGACAGCCTGTATGATGGAGAGCTGAAACACCTGTCAGATGTATATG GAAAGGACAgagtggtggtggtgattgatgaTCTGACGGACACCAGCGAGGAGGAGAAGACCCGGATCCTGCAGCTCCAGCCCAGCATTGGGACCCTGGCCAGCAACCTGTTCCTCTATAACGAAGAGCATGGTGACAGTGATGAGAGGACTCCATTAAAGTCACCAAATAATAAAAGTTTGGAGACACTGATCAGGAGAGCTG CCAGTAACGACGGTGTACCAGGAAGTATACGTAAA AGATGTGTCATCTGGCTGATCTTCATCTCCGCAGTGGTCTTACTTATTGTGATCATTGTTGTCAGCACCCTGCCGAGCGGACACAACGAATATCAGAATGTGACCTCAGTGCCTACATTATCCATCATCACATCCACTTACCATACTCCAGAGTACACCACCCACCTGCCCGGAAATACCAGCCAAGTGTAA